From Gracilimonas sp.:
ATAAATATGTTCGCCATACTGCTTCAGCCGTTTGGGTTCGGTGACCCGCCCATCGGAAATGTTTTCGCCTGCAGCCTGCATCACTGCCAGGGGTGTTTTCAGTTCGTGGGTTACATTAGCAAGAAAGCTGGCCTGCCGCTGTGCTAAATGTCGCTCGCGCTGTGCCGTCACAAACATGAAGATTAGTGCCCCCAGTAAGAACAGCACGGCCACCCCAAGTACAATCAGGTTTTTGATAAGGGTTTCGTTATAGGCATTAGTAACCGGCGCATCCAGAAAAGCAAGATTCAACGACCAGTTGTCGAAGAAGCCGGAGCCGGAGAACCCCATCACATGGTCTCTCAGGTCGCGGTCGTATTGTATGGTAGTATCATTAGTGGCCAACACTTTGTTATTGGTCCAGTCGCGAACCCAAACCACAATCCCGGTTTCCTCACTTTTACCAAAATAGTTGGTGAGAATAGGAGGAAGGACCTCATTTACAATATAATCCTCATTTAATGTGAGGGTTATGTAGCCGATCATCCGGCTTTCAGAAAGATTAATGAGTCCGATATTCAGGCTGCGATGGGTATCAAACTCAAAGTTATTATTCCAACGGTAATTGAAATCGTTAAGCTGAATCTTGGTTTTGGTGCGTGCCAGGCCAACACCGTCACAAACAAAATCCGGGTAGTCATTAGTAGGGGTGATTTGTTGGTTCTCAGGATCAAACCTGTAAATAGAGTTGTCAGGATTGCAGGGGTCAACATTTTCAGGGGTGAAATAAATGCTATTAAAAAACGGACTTTTGGATGATCGGGCCAGTACATCCTGAAAATTATCAGGAAGCTGTCCGGTTTGCTGAAGGGAGTTTTCAATGGGCTCAAGCTCGATTCGGGATAGCCCACGCAGAGGCTCAAGAATCTGATTTCTTATCGTGTCGTTGATCTCATCCAGTTGATCAATCCGGCGTTCTTCTTCACTTTCAACCATGCGGTCTCGGAGGTCATACAACGAAAGGACGTTCATCCCGGTAAGCGCAATAATAGCCGAGAGCCCAAGCATCAAAAGAATCCAGCGAAAAGCTCTGTTTTGTAAAATTTTCATGTGAAATAGTTGTGAAACTTAGCGCCTGAATATAGCACTTAACGTTATTGTAAGAACTCAAATTTGGTAAAAATAATGGCCAATAAAAAAAGCCCTTCGGTGAGAAGAGCTTTCTGAACTTAAAATAAGAGATTCGCTGTTCGTTAAGTGCCCTATCGTACCCAAATGTTGTTCTCGCGGTTTGTATCCGGGAAGTAGTGGTCGGCATCAATTTCTACCCGGGAAATCATAGCCGGCGCATCTAAGGTCACGGAAGTAGTTCGTTTGCCCATCATCCAGTCATCCACGCCAATGCGGGTTGTAGTTTTGGAGCCGTCTTCAAAAGTAATGGTAAGATCAACAGGCATCACAACTTTGCCTAAATCTTTGATGGTTATGGTAGCCTCATCGTCGTTTTGGGCAACATCAGCAATGGCCTGGTCCAGGGTCCACGTTTCGAAATACCAGGATCGCCAAAACCAGTCAAGTTCTCTTCCTGAAACATCCTCAAAGGTATTAAACATATCATAAGGTGTGGGATGTTTATATGCCCAGCGGTCCATGAAACTTGTCCATGCTTCTTTAAACAAATCATCACCTAACACACCCTGCAAGGCAATTAAAACGGTAGCAGGTTTTGGATACGAAGCGACGCCGTAAGCCGGGCCGGGATAGTGGTAGTCGGACCATCTCATGATTTCGCCTTCCAGGTAGCTGCCTGCAATGGGCAGGTAACTGTTGAATTCATCCAGCCTGCTAAAGCTTTCCGGAAATTTATCCCAGCGGGCGTGGGCTTCATGAAAAGTGGTAGCTCCTTCATCCATCCAGGCATGTCGGCGTTCGTTATTGCTCACAATC
This genomic window contains:
- a CDS encoding HAMP domain-containing sensor histidine kinase, producing MKILQNRAFRWILLMLGLSAIIALTGMNVLSLYDLRDRMVESEEERRIDQLDEINDTIRNQILEPLRGLSRIELEPIENSLQQTGQLPDNFQDVLARSSKSPFFNSIYFTPENVDPCNPDNSIYRFDPENQQITPTNDYPDFVCDGVGLARTKTKIQLNDFNYRWNNNFEFDTHRSLNIGLINLSESRMIGYITLTLNEDYIVNEVLPPILTNYFGKSEETGIVVWVRDWTNNKVLATNDTTIQYDRDLRDHVMGFSGSGFFDNWSLNLAFLDAPVTNAYNETLIKNLIVLGVAVLFLLGALIFMFVTAQRERHLAQRQASFLANVTHELKTPLAVMQAAGENISDGRVTEPKRLKQYGEHIYNESIRLRSMIEKLLDVARVDSGQNMIKAAPYSIHNLMNKFLNENREYIENKGFEVKFKSSAEDAMCLIDSDSFETIVHNLTENAIKYSKDEKCIEYQISSNKDNVFFSISDHGMGIPKKEQKNIFKKFYRVDDSDSKSTKIKGHGLGLSIVRNMVSLNGGKIEVKSSSGKGTTFIVRFPKLDGDDVTKEQLQNVQTASSPTENLNKHTKYVG